The genomic stretch ATCCTTTCCATTGCTAAAACAGCAAAAGAATGTGCGGTCCTTATTGAAGACGGTGACGAAGGGATCTTCGACATCTATGCTGTGATGCGCCTGCTTCCTGAGGATATTTCCTCACTGTCGAAGGGAGACCTTCCCAGGTCCTGGAAAATGATCCTGGGAAACACAGAGGTCAGAAAGAGCGGCGAAAATGGTTCCTGGGAGATAAAGACAACAGATGCTGATACATCCCTCTACTATTCCACAGAGAGAGAAATTGCCATTATCTCCCATAACAGGGACTCATTCTTTAAGATGCTGGACGTTAGATCAGGCTCTGTGAAAGGGATCCCAAAAAATTACTGGGGCAAAGAAAAAAAGTCATGGCCTGCCCACATTGAGATCAGTGATGGAGGACTCCTATTTACAGATGACGAGATACAACCTCCTCTGATTCTGAAAGCCGCCTGGCGTTCACATGAACCTGACAAAAAAACAGGCAGGATAGGGGAAGCCATATGGAAGATCCAAGGGCTCGACAAAAGGATCTCTCCAATTTTTATTAAAGCACTCGAATCAAAGAAATGGGATACCACAAACTGCATCATCCCTGAACCATTTCTCCTGTCAGCTGGAATGAACCTTCCTGAACGAAAAGGCTCGCCTTCTGACTGGCCTTTTCCTCTCAAAACCATTGGTGAACTTGGTAAGAGCATGGGGCTGAGCGAAAAAAAGATACAGAAGATCCTCTCAGGAGAGACTATATTTTCAGTCGGGGGGTACAACAAGCTTCTTTGGTTCTCCCTTCCAGGCATATTGGCGGAATTCACAGGCGACAAAGACCTTATGAGAGAACTTGTTGATGCGTTCTGGAACAAATTGTTCTTTGGCGCTGAACCCAGACCCATTGATGGCTTTGATTTTGGCGGAACCACCAACGTTCCTTTTTCTGTAGTAGGTGCCGGCAGGGGAAATGTCGCCATACTCGGACTGCTCTCTCCTGAATCGATCAAAGAGACCGTAAAGCTTGAAAGTTTCATTAAAAATAATGAAGAAGCCATAGGCTGGATAGTTGCAGATCTTCCAAAAATTGGGGTTGCACTTAGCGATATGACCAAAATGAACTCTTTCATGAATGACTCAGAGGTTGATGATGAACAGTATTTCGAGGAAGATACAGACAACATTTTCCAGCCGGATAACACATTCTCGCCTTTTGATCAGGGCATCTCAGACTCTTTTGGAAATGTCCTGAAGGGAATGGGCAAGACACTCATCGTCTGGGAAACAGCCGAATCGGGAAGAATAAACTGGTACAGGAACTCAAAATAGCAGTGACCTGTTAAAAATTTTATGATTTTGATCAGCAATGATAAACCGGAGGGATAACGAAATGTACTGCAATGCGCTTAAAGTTTTGAAGGAACGGGGTTTCGTTGAGTGGAGCAGCCACAATGAAGAGCTCGATGAACATTTTTCAAATAATATGGTCACGGGCTATATAGGTTTCGACCCCAGTGCCGACAGCCTCCACGTAGGAAACCTTGTCGCTATAATGGGTCTTGCATGGATGCAGCGCCTCGGACATCGCCCCATCGCGCTTGCCGGCGGAGGAACAGGACGGATAGGCGATCCTTCAGGCAAGAGCGCAGAGAGAAACCTCCTTTCAGAAGAAGTGATAAGCTACAACGTCGGACGGATAGCAAAACAACTGGAACATTTCCTCGATTTCAACTGCGGGCAGAACAGCGCCGTACTTGTAAACAACAACGAGTGGCTTAAAAAACTCAATTACATAGAATTCCTGAGGGACATAGGGAAATATTTTTCAGTAAGCTTCCTTGTCAACAGGGACTACGTAAGGAGCCGCGTCATTGACCCGGACAAGTCAATAACATATACGGAGCTTTCATACATACTGCTTCAGGCATACGACTTCAACCACATGTACAACGAGCTGAACTGTACACTGCAGATGGGAGGCAACGACCAGCAGGTCAACATAATCGCAGGCATGGACCTGGCAAGGAAAAAATCCAGCGGCCAGTGCTACGGCATCACATTCCCACTCCTGCTCAACGCACAGGGACAAAAATTCGGAAAATCAGAGAGCGGAGCCGTCTACCTGTCTCCGCATCGCACAAGCATATACAAGTTTTACCAGTTCTGGATAAATGTCGATGACAGCGATCTTGAAAAGCTTTATAAACTTTTCACATTCATGGAGCTTGATGAGATAAGTGCCGTCATCGAAGAGCACAACAAAAATCCTCATTTAAGGTCAGCTCAGAAAAAACTCGCATGGGATCTGACGTGCAGGGTGCATGGAGAAGATGCCGCGAAAAGGGCTAAAGACGCAAGCGCCATCCTCTTCGGTGAAATGGACATAAGGGAAGCAGATACAGAACTCCTTGACACACTCTCTGCAGAGATACCTTTTGCAGAAACCGACTCGATAATTGGCGGCCCAATGACAGATCTTCTTGTTCTCTCAGGCGGATGTGCCTCAAAGGGTGAGGCGAAACGTAAAATTAAAGAGGGCGGAGTTTACCTTAACGGAGTCAAAGTCACAGACGAGTCAAAGCTGATCTCATCCGAAGATCTCCTGAACGGCGGATATGTCCAGTTACGGGTGGGCAAAAAAGATTTCAGGCTGGTCAAATTCAGAGATTGAAACACTGCCTTTAAATACATTTTAGGCGCATGCAACGCGGGGATCGTCGCTGTCTGAAAAAATAGGACCTTTCCCGCGTTTTTCAGTTTTAAAGGACCTTTTTGACCGCACAGTCAGCATGCCATTTTCTCCTTGTGCCGTAATTTGAACCTGGTAAAACTGAAACAGCTGCCGCTTTAATTTTTGCCGGCATCTGAAGTCAGATGATAAATTATTTAGGAGCCTTAATATGGATCGGAAACTCAGATTTTTTATCCGTTTTGCAAAAATGATAAGACCCGGATGGAGAGCAAAGGCTCTTTTTTATTTTCTTTTCATCCCTGTCAGGTTTATCGCGCCAAGGAAAAAAGTTGCCCAAAAAAACATCGAACTTGTTTTTCCGGACAAAACTGATTCCGAAAAAAGGAAAATGCTTGATGGATCTTACAGGAGTATGATATGGACCGGCATCGAAATGCTTTCCTGGCAGAGAGATCCCTCTCTCGTTGACAAATGGATCGTCGAGATCGAGGGCAGAGAACACATGGACGAGGCCTTTGCCCGTGGCAAAGGAGTTATTGTAGTATCAGCCCACTGCGGGAACTGGGAACATGCTGCGGCCTGGCTGGGAAGGAACTGCAAGGGCGTAGGCGTGGTCAGACACTCCGATGACCCGTTTCAGAGGGAATTCATTGATACACTGAGGCGTAACGGCGGACTGCGGACACTGGGAAAAGACGAGCCAATGACAAGGGCTGTAAGCATACTGAGAAAAAATGAACTTATAGGTCTTGCAGCAGACCAGCACGGCGGAGGAGATGGGATCATGGTCCCCTTCTTCGGCCATGAGACCAGCACTTTTCAGGGAGCCGCGGTTTTTGCGTGGATATCAGGAGCCCCCATACTGCCATACCAATCCATCAGGATAGAGCCGTTCCGTTTCAGACTGGTGATCGGCCCCCCGATCGAATGGGAGAAGGGCAAGGACCGGGAGGCAACATTCAAGTCATTGACAGCAAAAGTGAATCTGGAGCTGGAAAAAATAATACACAGGGCGCCTGAACAGTACCTATGGCAGCACAAGCGATTCAAGGAGCACTTTTCCGGCTAGCTTTTCTTTTTGACCTGCGCGTCCGGATTGTCGCAGACCAGGGTCCCTGCAACTGCGAAATTGTCGTTTGCCATTTCGTTGATAATGATGCGGACTGACGTTTTAGGGACCTCCATGGTCTCACAAAGGGCTTCAGTGACCTTTGTGACCATATCGCGCTTCTGTTCGAGAGTACGGCCTTCTTTGATGTTTACTATTACGATCGGCATGGACTTTCATCTCCTGTACATAATGTTGTTGGTTCTTGCCTGTGAAGCTTATTTTAACCTTCTGCATGAGGGGTGTCCACATGGAAGGCATGGAAAGTATCAGCATATTTCTGGGTTTCGCGGCAGGAGCGGTGACAGGCTCTTTCATAAACGCTGCAGCGATGCGCACTGTTGCAGAAAAAAAATGGTGGGGAAACGAGCGTTCTGTTTGTGATAAATGCGGCAGACAGCTAAGTTCTTTTGACCTAATACCCATAATATCCTACATAGTTCTCCAGGGACGCTGCCGGACATGCAAAAGCGTCATACCGCCCAGACACTTCATATCTGAGCTGACCGGAGGGATCATCGGAGCACTTTCTGTCTGGTACTGGGGAATAGGCACTCCTCTGATCTTCTCTTTCATAGCTCTTTTTTTCATGCTCTTTCATTCTCTTACGGACATTGAAAGCGGCTACATTTACGATTCCTGGGCGATCGCAATGGCAGCGATCTCGGTCCTGGCAAGACTGCCGGGAGGACTTCCTGCTTTGATCGACGGAGCAATGGGCGCAGCCCTTGGGTTTGCATTTATTTATGCGATAGTTCTTCTCAGCCGCGGTGGGATGGGCATGGGAGATGCAATGATGATGGTCGGTATCGGAGCCCTTATGGGATGGAAACTTACTATTCTCAGCCTTTACCTTGGTTTTATGACGAGCGGTGTTATAGTAATACCGCTTCTGATCGCAAAAAAAATCAACAGAAAGGATGCTGTGGCGCTTGGTCCGTACCTTGCAGCAGGATGCATCCTCGCGATATTTACAGGGAGATGTATTTTCGATTATCTGGGTTTCAGCCTTGGCTGGCCCTGGTCAAATATATGACGGGAGTGTCTGATAAATGATCTTTTCAGAATGTAACATGGATCTTATAAAGCCTTTCAAATTCAGAATGCCGCAGGAAGTGACCTTCGGATCGGGCTATTCACGAACAGCTCCGGAAAAAGCAGCGCTGCTCGGATCCAAAAGGCCCCTATTCATAACCGGCAGTCACATGGCACAAAGCGAACATCTAACATGGCTTATGGAAAGGTCTTCAGAACTGGGCATGTGTCCGGGTCACTGGGACAAGGTCGAACCGGAGCCTCCGGTGGAGCTTCTTGAAGAAGCTGCCGTCTTCATAAGAAATGGTTCTTATGACTGTCTGATAGCTTTTGGAGGCGGAAGCTCCATGGATTTTGCAAAGATGGCGGCAGTAATGGCTGAAAATCCCGATATAAAAGTATCAGATATGGTAGGAAGTGAAAAGATCCCGAGAAAAGGCCTTCCGACAATAATGATACCGACCACCTCTGGAAGCGGATCGGAAGTTTCTGCAGTCGCGGTATTTTCATTCACTGACGAGAGGATGAAAAAAGGAATATCAAGCAGGTTCCTTGTTGCCGACATTGCACTTGTTGATCCTGAGCTTACACTTGACCTCCCTCCGCATATCACTGCGGCGTCAGGCATGGACGCTCTGGTTCACGGAGTGGAATCCTTCCTCTCTCTCGGAACCAATCAATTCACGCAGGACCTTGCTCTCATAGCTATCAGAAATATATATTCCAACCTTACAGAATGTGTTCTCAACGGTCAAAACCTCAAGGCAAGGGAAGCACAGTCCTATGGAAGCATGATAGCAGGAATGGCCTTTTCAATGTCAGGTACAGCAGGCGTCCACGCCATGGCCTACCCGCTGGGAGGACAGTTTCATGTGCCTCACGGGGAGGCCAACACAGCTCTTCTTAGATGGGTAATGAAATACAACCTTGAAGGGTGCGAGGAGAAATTCATTCCTATAGCAAAAGCAATGGGAGTCTACGCCGACCGAATGTCTGCCTGTGATGCGGCCAATGCCGCGCTTAAGGCCATTGTTGAACTTGGCGAGAAGATAGGGGTAAAAACCAGGCTGAGGGAGTTCGGTATACCCAAAGAAGCAGCAGCTGAAATGGCTGAAGCCGCACTCAAAGAGGTAAGACTGATGTCAAACAACCCCCGTCCGCTTGATTTTGAAGCCGTTAAAAAAATATATGAAAACGCCTGGTAGCATGTGAAAAACCTGCACCTTTCAGCATCAGACCAA from Synergistetes bacterium HGW-Synergistetes-1 encodes the following:
- a CDS encoding tyrosine--tRNA ligase; its protein translation is MYCNALKVLKERGFVEWSSHNEELDEHFSNNMVTGYIGFDPSADSLHVGNLVAIMGLAWMQRLGHRPIALAGGGTGRIGDPSGKSAERNLLSEEVISYNVGRIAKQLEHFLDFNCGQNSAVLVNNNEWLKKLNYIEFLRDIGKYFSVSFLVNRDYVRSRVIDPDKSITYTELSYILLQAYDFNHMYNELNCTLQMGGNDQQVNIIAGMDLARKKSSGQCYGITFPLLLNAQGQKFGKSESGAVYLSPHRTSIYKFYQFWINVDDSDLEKLYKLFTFMELDEISAVIEEHNKNPHLRSAQKKLAWDLTCRVHGEDAAKRAKDASAILFGEMDIREADTELLDTLSAEIPFAETDSIIGGPMTDLLVLSGGCASKGEAKRKIKEGGVYLNGVKVTDESKLISSEDLLNGGYVQLRVGKKDFRLVKFRD
- a CDS encoding lipid A biosynthesis acyltransferase, yielding MDRKLRFFIRFAKMIRPGWRAKALFYFLFIPVRFIAPRKKVAQKNIELVFPDKTDSEKRKMLDGSYRSMIWTGIEMLSWQRDPSLVDKWIVEIEGREHMDEAFARGKGVIVVSAHCGNWEHAAAWLGRNCKGVGVVRHSDDPFQREFIDTLRRNGGLRTLGKDEPMTRAVSILRKNELIGLAADQHGGGDGIMVPFFGHETSTFQGAAVFAWISGAPILPYQSIRIEPFRFRLVIGPPIEWEKGKDREATFKSLTAKVNLELEKIIHRAPEQYLWQHKRFKEHFSG
- a CDS encoding 4-oxalocrotonate tautomerase, which codes for MPIVIVNIKEGRTLEQKRDMVTKVTEALCETMEVPKTSVRIIINEMANDNFAVAGTLVCDNPDAQVKKKS
- a CDS encoding prepilin peptidase, yielding MRGVHMEGMESISIFLGFAAGAVTGSFINAAAMRTVAEKKWWGNERSVCDKCGRQLSSFDLIPIISYIVLQGRCRTCKSVIPPRHFISELTGGIIGALSVWYWGIGTPLIFSFIALFFMLFHSLTDIESGYIYDSWAIAMAAISVLARLPGGLPALIDGAMGAALGFAFIYAIVLLSRGGMGMGDAMMMVGIGALMGWKLTILSLYLGFMTSGVIVIPLLIAKKINRKDAVALGPYLAAGCILAIFTGRCIFDYLGFSLGWPWSNI
- a CDS encoding alcohol dehydrogenase — protein: MIFSECNMDLIKPFKFRMPQEVTFGSGYSRTAPEKAALLGSKRPLFITGSHMAQSEHLTWLMERSSELGMCPGHWDKVEPEPPVELLEEAAVFIRNGSYDCLIAFGGGSSMDFAKMAAVMAENPDIKVSDMVGSEKIPRKGLPTIMIPTTSGSGSEVSAVAVFSFTDERMKKGISSRFLVADIALVDPELTLDLPPHITAASGMDALVHGVESFLSLGTNQFTQDLALIAIRNIYSNLTECVLNGQNLKAREAQSYGSMIAGMAFSMSGTAGVHAMAYPLGGQFHVPHGEANTALLRWVMKYNLEGCEEKFIPIAKAMGVYADRMSACDAANAALKAIVELGEKIGVKTRLREFGIPKEAAAEMAEAALKEVRLMSNNPRPLDFEAVKKIYENAW